Proteins encoded in a region of the Dendropsophus ebraccatus isolate aDenEbr1 chromosome 11, aDenEbr1.pat, whole genome shotgun sequence genome:
- the NAGPA gene encoding N-acetylglucosamine-1-phosphodiester alpha-N-acetylglucosaminidase → MPALRSRRDRLLSPPCPRYRSGPPWRPLHIAILLHCWLLVSARTSMEDDLLQPYDTPSTHGPSRSHRETRDCLPLTHGNTTHEMSPSNNDSIRSVATTRSFISILPGDMKKTVHGHFTFVTNPLRTFSVLEPGEPGGCGRNMTATVEDTVKYGKCIVAQNGGYFNTDTRQCLGNVVSNGRMAHNSRGVQNAQFGIKADGTMVFGYLSEEEVLNTENPFVQLVSGVVWLLRNGQVYIEESKKVECDKTQNTGTFDYFVNVTSARTAIGHDKDGRLILFHVDGQTGARGMNLWEMADFLKEQGVVNAINMDGGGSATLVIDGTLASYPSDHCLFDPMWRCPRSVSTILCVHEPLCDPPDCGGRGVCVAGDCHCTGYWMGSSCEVLSCGPSNCSSHGTCTPSGCVCETGWMGSNCSSACSHGYYGDRCTGVCHCQNNGSCDHVTGTCNCPAGFTGMYCEEECPFGFYGLECQEVCKCKKQCYCHPVTGSCNVSNKPRTVELLSKVGSCMESVLHSFWWEAVPSDAKVTYLAEHTWVALTCTLLVLLVISIVFNVRQFGSCRRNQKDWKYSYQQLQEMN, encoded by the exons ATGCCGGCGCTCCGGAGCAGAAGAGACAGGCTTCTATCGCCTCCATGTCCGCGGTACAGGAGCGGTCCTCCATGGCGGCCGCTGCACATAGCGATACTGCTACATTGCTGGCTTCTTGTCAGCGCCAG GACCTCCATGGAGGATGATCTGCTCCAGCCCTATGACACCCCTTCTACGCATGGTCCAAGCCGCAGTCATCGGGAGACCAGGGACTGCCTGCCTCTAACTCATGGAAACACAACACATGAAATGTCGCCCAGTAACAATGACTCCATCCGCTCAGTGGCCACCACCAGATCGTTTATATCCATCCTACCTGGTGACATGAAAAAGACTGTTCATGGCCACTTTACTTTTGTAACTAATCCTTTGAGGACTTTCTCTGTGCTGGAACCTGGTGAGCCTGGGGGTTGTGGTAGAAACATGACAGCAACTGTAGAAGACACTGTGAAATATGGAAAATGCATTGTTGCCCAAAATGGAGGATATTTTAATACTGACACTAGGCAGTGTCTCGGCAATGTTGTAAGTAATGGCAGAATGGCACATAATTCCAGAGGGGTCCAAAATGCACAGTTTGGCATCAAGGCAGATGGAACCATGGTCTTTGG CTATTTATCAGAAGAGGAGGTGCTGAACACCGAGAACCCCTTTGTGCAGCTAGTGAGTGGAGTTGTGTGGCTGCTGCGCAATGGTCAAGTGTACATTGAAGAGAGCAAGAAAGTAGAATGTGACAAGACCCAGAATACTG GTACTTTTGATTATTTTGTGAATGTGACCTCTGCTCGAACAGCAATTGGTCATGATAAAGATGGCCGACTTATTCTATTCCATGTAGATGGCCAAACTGGAGCCAGAGG TATGAACTTGTGGGAGATGGCTGATTTTCTAAAGGAACAAGGAGTTGTTAATGCTATAAACATGGATGGTGGAGGATCGGCTACTCTGGTTATTGATGGAACACTTGCCAGCTATCCATCCGATCACTG TCTGTTTGATCCAATGTGGCGTTGCCCCCGGAGCGTGTCTACAATTCTATGTGTCCATGAACCCTTATGCGATCCCCCAGACTGTGGAGGCCGTGGAGTGTGTGTTGCAGGAGATTGTCATTGTACAGGCTATTGGATGGGGAGCTCTTGTGAAGTTCTGAGCTGTGGACCATCAAACTGCAGTTCTCATGGGACTTGTACCCCAA GTGGATGTGTTTGTGAAACTGGCTGGATGGGCAGTAACTGCAGCAGTG CGTGTAGCCATGGATACTATGGAGATAGATGTACTGGTGTGTGTCATTGCCAGAACAATGGGTCGTGTGACCACGTTACAGGGACTTGTAATTGCCCAGCGGGATTCACAGGAATGTACTGTGAAGAAG AGTGCCCGTTTGGCTTTTATGGTTTAGAATGCCAGGAAGTTTGCAAGTGTAAGAAACAGTGCTACTGCCATCCAGTGACAGGGAGCTGCAATGTTTCCAATAAGCCCAGGACAGTTGAACTTCTATCAAAAG TTGGGTCCTGCATGGAATCCGTGTTACACTCATTCTGGTGGGAAGCTGTACCCTCTGATGCCAAAGTAACTTACCTCGCCGA GCACACATGGGTAGCATTAACCTGTACCCTTCTGGTACTACTTGTGATTAGCATTGTGTTCAATGTTAGACAGTTCGGGTCCTGTAGACGAAACCAGAAGGATTGGAAATATTCTTACCAACAACTTCAAGAAATGAATTGA